Proteins found in one Corynebacterium freneyi genomic segment:
- a CDS encoding non-ribosomal peptide synthetase, whose translation MTGAIADVVALTPQQSGLWATGAATEEYDPYLVVLRLRLTGPGALDRFREALGTVVGRHPHLGGRVLSAGVPHPVLVVPGAPRFDWSEIDARGAADPGAELQRHAEREQARPLDTIAGPLTRVKAVRLGESEWGILITVHHIVIDGWSIPIFLGEIVAAMANEADELPPAPPIRDHAAWVAAADPGEARDAWRRAFSGFAEMPMVGPAGRPAGAPEVGEVVLGEADTAGLLAFARESGLTANTLMQLAWARILSGLVGRDDVCFGQTVAGRHPSIPGADRMIGGLVSTVPVRVDVGDASPAEAGARLQSVTGALRDADHIGMSDIIKSIGAGDLFDTLLVFENTPRGDAPAHGDDFDCGGGARLGLDRIDSPSHYPLTVVPVIEGGRLVVRVESAPGSGFDPDIMARRFVAVLGRLAGAGSLASVDVLLDSETPIIRGARPDPGPGPETADEALRAIADECPGADAIVDVHGTVDFRGVAELAEAMASGLRAAGVSAGDAVAVMLPRDRRVLAAPFAVAALGAHTIHIDPDSPPQRAAAIIEDSGARHLLAADGVAGRVRACLGEDDPGNAPSSEEDANWRLTTAMPDLSGELRWWGPLRASAGTKAPAPEDPMYAVFTSGTTGRPKGVLVPHRALLNLWRHHGRNILAPLAAELGRQVRVGHGWSTGFDAAWQPGIALLSGATVVMLDGPDRSDPARLVAALRDNAIDVFDTTPSMLAELERAGFFAEGAPLSVLALGGEAISRDVWRRLRGMAGLEAINCYGPTETTVEALMAPLSEYPEPTIGRPLDGMAVAVVDHRLRPVPPDGSGELIISGPQLAIGYIGRPELTRRSFVESEGRRWYRTGDIVRRRSGDGLLVFGGRADEQIKINGYRVEPAEAGVVLRSIDGVEAAEVIAHRVGNRMRLAALVVASSPVADIRAEAAKLLPSYLLPSPVVECASIPLNRNGKLDSAAAAAMVREEMARTDGAPSTPEEKAVARCVRAMTGMDVALSSGLADAGIDSLGVMDLIVRLRAEGLDVGAAPALGAADLRSLAAIVRPIAAEPPAPAAGADPGRPIELAPLAARFAVLGGAVESTHSQGLRLRPGISADAAESALRRVIGAHPALGARYDDSGPRARLIPREDPEFVFRIAGSGERDEGGVLDAHHGALDPAAGRMVAATYGGGTEPWLVVTIAHLAVDMMSWRFILEDLALALGGQPPLGEEARGDAPHGPSETEAPGSPFRRVPVPPVGLRHADPRVDRPADVRARHEVLDAATTAAVERAALERGASLRDVLESAVAVAATPDESGMTAITRTTLGRPDGGADRRVGWLTAEEAVLIPAADARGFIAGGGPPPSPTTDPSAVGAVNVNYLGRMDMAMPETRECRLIGQGEFFRRFGAPGHSAVPPCHGAQITAAMDRGPGGPVLGLRFEIDVPAVGEDAAARFRTGVVRALETFAGSAMNEKDEND comes from the coding sequence ATGACGGGTGCCATCGCCGACGTCGTCGCGCTGACCCCGCAGCAGTCGGGCCTGTGGGCGACCGGCGCCGCAACGGAAGAGTATGACCCTTACCTGGTCGTCCTCCGGCTGCGGCTGACCGGTCCCGGAGCGCTCGATCGCTTTCGGGAGGCCCTTGGCACCGTCGTCGGGCGCCATCCGCACCTCGGGGGCCGGGTGCTGTCCGCCGGCGTGCCCCACCCCGTGCTCGTCGTGCCCGGGGCGCCCCGGTTCGACTGGTCCGAGATCGACGCCCGTGGGGCCGCGGATCCCGGCGCCGAATTGCAACGGCATGCGGAGCGGGAGCAGGCCCGGCCCCTGGACACGATCGCGGGCCCGTTGACCAGGGTCAAAGCCGTCCGGCTCGGTGAATCTGAGTGGGGGATCCTGATCACCGTCCATCACATCGTCATTGACGGATGGTCGATCCCGATCTTCCTGGGCGAGATCGTCGCGGCCATGGCAAACGAGGCCGACGAGCTGCCGCCGGCGCCGCCGATCCGCGATCACGCCGCTTGGGTGGCCGCGGCGGATCCCGGGGAAGCCCGCGACGCCTGGCGCCGCGCCTTCTCCGGATTCGCCGAAATGCCGATGGTGGGGCCCGCGGGAAGGCCGGCGGGCGCCCCCGAAGTGGGCGAAGTCGTGCTCGGCGAGGCCGATACCGCCGGGCTGCTGGCCTTCGCCCGGGAATCCGGTTTGACCGCGAACACACTCATGCAGTTGGCGTGGGCGCGGATCCTGTCGGGGCTCGTGGGCCGCGACGACGTGTGCTTCGGGCAGACCGTCGCCGGCCGGCACCCGTCGATCCCCGGTGCGGACCGCATGATCGGGGGCCTGGTTTCCACGGTCCCGGTCCGCGTGGACGTCGGCGATGCGTCGCCCGCGGAGGCGGGTGCCCGTCTCCAGTCGGTCACCGGAGCCCTGCGGGACGCGGATCACATCGGCATGTCCGACATCATCAAGTCGATCGGCGCGGGCGACCTTTTCGACACCCTCCTCGTCTTCGAGAACACGCCGCGCGGGGACGCCCCCGCCCACGGCGACGATTTCGATTGCGGCGGCGGTGCGCGCCTGGGCCTGGACCGCATCGACTCTCCCAGCCACTATCCGCTGACGGTCGTGCCGGTCATCGAGGGCGGGCGCCTGGTGGTGCGGGTCGAATCGGCTCCCGGGTCGGGATTCGACCCGGACATCATGGCGCGCCGCTTCGTGGCGGTTCTCGGCCGTTTGGCGGGGGCGGGCTCGCTCGCTTCCGTGGACGTACTGCTCGATTCCGAGACGCCGATCATCCGGGGCGCCCGGCCGGATCCCGGGCCGGGGCCGGAAACGGCGGATGAAGCGCTGCGCGCCATCGCGGACGAGTGCCCCGGTGCGGACGCGATCGTCGACGTGCACGGGACCGTCGATTTCCGGGGCGTGGCCGAGCTCGCCGAGGCGATGGCGTCGGGGCTGCGCGCCGCCGGGGTCTCCGCCGGCGACGCCGTGGCCGTGATGCTGCCGCGGGATCGCCGCGTGCTCGCGGCCCCCTTCGCGGTGGCGGCCCTCGGGGCGCACACCATCCACATCGATCCGGATTCGCCGCCGCAGCGCGCCGCGGCGATCATCGAGGATTCCGGGGCGCGCCACCTGTTGGCCGCCGACGGCGTCGCCGGCCGGGTGCGCGCTTGCCTGGGGGAGGACGACCCCGGGAACGCGCCGTCGTCGGAAGAGGACGCCAACTGGCGCTTGACGACGGCCATGCCGGACCTCTCCGGCGAACTGCGCTGGTGGGGGCCGCTGCGTGCTTCGGCCGGGACGAAAGCCCCGGCACCGGAGGACCCCATGTACGCGGTGTTCACCTCGGGCACGACGGGCCGGCCGAAGGGCGTCCTGGTTCCGCACCGGGCGCTGCTCAATCTGTGGCGGCACCACGGCCGGAACATCCTGGCGCCGCTCGCCGCCGAACTGGGGCGGCAAGTGCGCGTCGGGCATGGCTGGTCGACCGGGTTCGACGCCGCGTGGCAGCCGGGGATCGCCCTGCTCAGCGGGGCGACCGTCGTCATGCTGGACGGCCCCGACCGCTCGGATCCGGCGCGGCTGGTCGCGGCCCTGCGCGACAACGCCATCGATGTCTTCGACACCACCCCGTCGATGCTGGCGGAACTGGAACGCGCCGGGTTCTTCGCGGAGGGCGCGCCCCTGTCCGTCCTCGCATTGGGCGGGGAGGCCATCTCCCGCGACGTCTGGCGGAGGCTGCGCGGCATGGCCGGCCTCGAGGCGATCAACTGCTACGGCCCGACGGAAACCACGGTCGAGGCCCTCATGGCCCCCTTGTCCGAGTACCCGGAGCCGACGATCGGGCGACCGTTGGACGGGATGGCCGTCGCCGTCGTCGACCACCGTTTGCGCCCGGTGCCGCCCGATGGGTCGGGCGAACTGATCATCTCGGGCCCGCAGTTGGCGATCGGCTACATCGGCCGGCCCGAACTGACGCGGCGTTCCTTCGTAGAAAGTGAGGGCCGCCGCTGGTACCGCACCGGGGACATCGTCCGCCGCCGCAGCGGCGACGGGCTGCTGGTGTTCGGGGGGCGCGCAGACGAGCAGATCAAGATCAACGGTTACCGCGTCGAACCGGCCGAAGCCGGAGTGGTGCTCCGCTCCATCGACGGAGTCGAGGCCGCCGAAGTGATCGCGCACCGGGTCGGCAACCGGATGCGGCTGGCGGCCCTGGTCGTCGCATCGTCGCCGGTGGCGGACATCCGGGCTGAGGCGGCGAAGCTGCTGCCGTCGTACCTGCTGCCCTCGCCCGTGGTCGAATGCGCGTCGATCCCGCTCAACCGCAACGGCAAACTGGACTCCGCCGCGGCGGCGGCGATGGTCCGCGAAGAGATGGCGCGCACCGACGGGGCGCCCTCCACTCCCGAGGAGAAGGCGGTGGCCCGGTGCGTCCGCGCCATGACGGGCATGGACGTCGCATTGTCCTCCGGTCTCGCCGACGCCGGCATCGACAGCCTCGGCGTCATGGATCTCATCGTGCGCCTGCGCGCCGAGGGACTCGACGTCGGCGCGGCCCCGGCATTGGGCGCCGCGGACCTCAGGTCGCTGGCGGCGATCGTCCGGCCGATCGCGGCCGAGCCCCCGGCTCCCGCTGCCGGCGCCGACCCCGGCCGGCCGATCGAACTGGCCCCGCTGGCGGCCCGGTTCGCGGTGCTCGGCGGAGCAGTTGAATCGACCCATTCACAGGGCCTGCGCCTGCGCCCGGGCATCTCGGCCGATGCCGCCGAGTCCGCGTTGCGGCGCGTGATCGGCGCGCACCCCGCACTCGGCGCCCGGTACGACGATTCCGGCCCCCGGGCACGGCTGATCCCGCGGGAGGACCCGGAATTCGTCTTCCGCATCGCCGGATCCGGCGAACGGGACGAGGGCGGCGTCCTCGATGCCCACCACGGCGCACTCGATCCGGCCGCCGGCCGGATGGTGGCCGCCACCTATGGCGGCGGAACCGAACCCTGGCTGGTGGTCACCATCGCCCATCTCGCGGTTGACATGATGTCGTGGCGCTTCATCCTGGAGGATCTCGCGCTGGCCCTGGGCGGGCAGCCGCCCCTCGGCGAAGAAGCGCGCGGCGATGCCCCGCACGGCCCGTCCGAGACGGAAGCCCCCGGCAGCCCGTTCCGGCGGGTGCCCGTCCCCCCGGTGGGGCTGCGGCACGCGGACCCGCGGGTCGACCGGCCCGCCGACGTCCGCGCCCGGCACGAGGTTCTCGACGCCGCGACCACCGCCGCGGTGGAACGCGCGGCGCTCGAGCGCGGCGCATCCCTGCGGGACGTCCTGGAATCGGCCGTCGCCGTCGCCGCGACCCCAGATGAATCGGGGATGACGGCAATCACCCGCACCACGCTGGGCCGCCCCGACGGTGGCGCCGATCGGCGGGTCGGCTGGTTGACCGCCGAAGAAGCCGTCCTCATTCCCGCGGCCGACGCGAGGGGCTTCATCGCGGGCGGCGGGCCCCCGCCGTCGCCGACGACGGATCCGTCGGCGGTGGGCGCCGTGAACGTCAACTACCTCGGGCGCATGGACATGGCGATGCCCGAGACCCGCGAATGCCGGCTGATCGGCCAGGGGGAGTTCTTCCGGCGATTCGGCGCACCGGGCCATTCCGCCGTCCCCCCGTGCCACGGAGCGCAGATCACGGCGGCCATGGACCGGGGCCCCGGGGGACCCGTGCTCGGCCTGCGGTTCGAAATCGACGTCCCCGCCGTCGGCGAGGACGCGGCCGCACGATTCCGCACCGGCGTCGTTCGGGCGCTGGAAACCTTCGCCGGATCGGCGATGAACGAGAAAGACGAAAACGACTAA
- a CDS encoding acyl carrier protein, translated as MSRALARFAARVIGPDRPHDRVAADAAAVVGPESVRVADDPSTPVPAILCADADADAGEDLGEPRVAVHPRPSGTLVTVCGNDAPSVAHRICAGSGDGVTAAPTPSGDAAENAARFWTDELEGTVGVPAIAEVPGIEEDRAIGVAKGRVPREALGANPVAALVAAVAACTGAPRDSVVGVVPETGPDTWSGQPLPVRVRPRPGQSREDAAAEALARIAAADDGVRRVGLPGIVAALGRPPFPVAVVIRSPHDCGGARIVDDRAPVPEFCLAGIDAVIGDASAVSLSVRARGGQAGARSLLAAVTAAIEGTGQKAAPSGASELGASEPGAEAGSGAPGGAAGANLGVLCAAVAEVLDLPEEKAPGPGDDFFRLGGDSMAALRLSAALSARGMSLEVRGIFEHPVLGELAGLMRPGAADGSGTDAAGGAAETAASAEPMSASGLSAEQLSALLGEENR; from the coding sequence ATGAGCCGGGCCCTGGCTCGCTTCGCCGCCCGCGTCATCGGCCCGGACCGGCCGCATGACCGGGTCGCGGCGGACGCGGCGGCCGTCGTGGGCCCCGAATCCGTGCGCGTCGCGGATGACCCGTCCACCCCGGTGCCGGCGATTCTCTGCGCCGACGCCGACGCCGATGCCGGCGAGGACCTCGGGGAGCCCCGCGTCGCCGTTCATCCCCGGCCCTCGGGAACGCTGGTGACCGTATGCGGGAACGATGCGCCGTCCGTGGCACATCGCATCTGCGCGGGGTCGGGCGACGGCGTAACCGCCGCCCCGACTCCGTCCGGCGACGCGGCGGAGAACGCCGCCCGGTTCTGGACCGATGAACTGGAGGGGACCGTCGGCGTGCCCGCCATCGCCGAAGTGCCCGGCATCGAGGAGGACCGGGCGATCGGCGTGGCGAAGGGGAGGGTGCCGCGCGAGGCGTTGGGCGCGAACCCCGTCGCGGCGTTGGTCGCGGCAGTCGCGGCCTGCACCGGGGCACCCCGCGATTCGGTCGTGGGGGTCGTCCCCGAGACCGGCCCGGACACGTGGTCCGGGCAACCCCTGCCCGTTCGCGTGCGGCCGCGGCCGGGGCAGTCCCGCGAAGACGCCGCCGCCGAAGCTCTCGCGCGGATCGCAGCGGCCGACGATGGCGTCCGCCGTGTGGGTTTGCCCGGCATCGTGGCGGCGCTGGGCAGGCCGCCGTTTCCCGTGGCCGTCGTCATTCGGTCGCCCCACGATTGCGGAGGGGCGCGGATCGTCGACGATCGCGCCCCCGTGCCGGAATTTTGCCTGGCCGGAATCGACGCGGTCATCGGCGACGCCTCCGCGGTGTCCCTGAGCGTGCGTGCCCGCGGCGGGCAGGCCGGCGCCCGCTCACTCCTCGCCGCGGTCACCGCCGCGATCGAGGGGACCGGGCAGAAGGCCGCCCCGTCCGGCGCATCGGAACTGGGCGCATCGGAACCCGGCGCGGAAGCCGGCTCCGGGGCGCCCGGAGGCGCCGCCGGCGCGAACCTCGGCGTCCTGTGCGCCGCGGTGGCCGAAGTCCTCGACCTTCCGGAGGAAAAGGCGCCGGGCCCCGGCGACGACTTCTTCCGGCTCGGCGGCGACAGCATGGCCGCGTTGAGGCTCAGCGCCGCGTTGTCCGCGCGCGGGATGTCCCTCGAGGTCCGCGGCATTTTCGAGCATCCGGTGCTCGGCGAGCTCGCCGGCCTGATGCGCCCCGGCGCCGCGGATGGGTCCGGAACGGATGCCGCCGGCGGGGCGGCGGAGACGGCCGCGTCCGCCGAACCCATGTCCGCGTCCGGGCTCAGCGCCGAGCAGCTCTCGGCGCTGCTCGGGGAGGAGAACCGATGA
- a CDS encoding non-ribosomal peptide synthetase, whose product MIDLETLRGILAEELGVSPADIGAGDDLVNLGLDSLGVIGISEELRRRGCGVHYSALVLEPTPEAWLRIIGESAAAEGGADPSGGMTVPGGADEDDGEPFPMAPMQHAYWVGRRDDLGLGGVAAHLYVEFDGGGIDAAALERAARALIDLHPMLRTRALGDGRQRVLPASPGPALTIDDATCLPEEEIERRLREKREAKSHQKLDVDAGEVIDLTLTLLPGDRHRLHVDVDMFACDAMSYRTLLDDLMRIYRSELAHGTEPADGDDDRTVPERPGVTYREYRLAMADSGGPDPEDARYWETRVPELPPPPALPFVEEARRADPRRSIRLEHRVGALDVARFGDAAHAAGVTPAMVLATLFTEVIARWSTQRRFLLNVPLFAREQVHPDIGGVVGDFTNSVIVGVDAGPGASFLDRVRALSREVHLAASHSTVTGLDVLRSLGAHRGEPVMASVVFTSGLDLGEVFSSRVRDIAGDPVHILSQGPQVDIDAQVVELDGGLLVNWDVRRDCLPEGVIGDMFGAFTRLLDAVARDVPDWNRPLSVPLPPAQASRRAAIARDSADGGAAIGRRTLHREFLRRAEEAPERVAAVSADGAVSYGELADGAAALAAELRRRGVRSGDVVAVSLPRGVGQITAILAVLMAGAAYLPIGVGQPGPRRDAILRSGGARHVIAAPARIGELPPEVAVVDPAAVPDGAADGVDAGAGPEDLAYVLFTSGSTGEPKGVEVAHGAAAHTIDAIASRFGCGPEDRTIALSAFDFDLSVLDLMLPLSVGGAVVLVGEESTRDAAEWARLIREHSVTVVNAAPGLVGMLHDIASDDELAGVRLILTGGDRVPPSLGRALSRRVPGLRFIAMGGATEAAIHSTREEVGPDYPDDFASVPYGLPLDGVQLKVVNERGEECPDHVIGEVWIGGAAVARGYRGMPELTALKFIRSGSVDWYRTGDLGRVLPDGRVEFIGRADGQLKIRGYRVELGEVEAALESLPGVSGAAATGADGAIVAAIVPAPDAGRVPTGAEARAALAGIVPEYMIPDAIAVIEELPVTANGKKDRSAVSALVDRGPRGVAEPPDGPVESAVAYLFGALTGAGGCSAADDFFDVGGNSILATTLTARIRELLDAAAFSVADVFEARTVRGIAARVSESGRSPGDVAAMAAMLMEFADGGEDAR is encoded by the coding sequence ATGATTGACCTGGAAACCCTCCGCGGCATCCTCGCCGAAGAACTCGGCGTGAGCCCGGCCGACATCGGCGCCGGCGATGATCTGGTGAACCTCGGCCTCGATTCCCTCGGCGTGATCGGGATCAGCGAGGAACTCCGCCGCAGAGGTTGCGGCGTCCACTATTCGGCCCTGGTGCTGGAGCCGACGCCCGAAGCGTGGTTGCGGATCATCGGCGAATCCGCCGCCGCCGAAGGTGGGGCGGACCCCTCGGGCGGGATGACCGTCCCCGGTGGCGCGGACGAGGATGATGGCGAGCCTTTCCCCATGGCTCCCATGCAGCACGCCTACTGGGTGGGCCGGCGCGACGACCTCGGCCTCGGTGGAGTCGCGGCGCACCTCTACGTCGAGTTCGATGGCGGGGGAATCGACGCCGCGGCGCTGGAGCGCGCCGCCCGCGCCCTCATCGACCTGCACCCGATGCTCCGCACCCGGGCGCTCGGCGACGGGCGGCAGCGGGTGCTGCCCGCCTCGCCCGGGCCGGCCCTGACCATCGACGACGCGACCTGCCTGCCGGAAGAGGAGATCGAGCGGCGGCTGCGGGAAAAGCGGGAGGCGAAGAGCCACCAGAAACTCGACGTGGATGCCGGCGAGGTCATCGACCTCACCCTCACGCTGCTGCCGGGGGACCGCCATCGCCTGCACGTCGACGTCGACATGTTCGCCTGCGACGCGATGAGCTACCGCACGCTCCTGGACGACCTCATGCGCATCTACCGGAGCGAGCTGGCGCACGGGACGGAGCCCGCCGACGGCGACGACGACCGCACCGTCCCCGAGCGACCCGGCGTGACGTACCGGGAGTACCGCCTGGCCATGGCGGATTCCGGCGGACCGGACCCGGAGGACGCGCGGTACTGGGAAACGCGGGTGCCCGAACTGCCGCCGCCCCCCGCCCTGCCCTTCGTCGAGGAGGCCCGGCGCGCCGACCCCCGGCGCAGCATCCGGCTCGAGCACAGAGTCGGGGCACTCGACGTGGCCCGGTTCGGCGATGCGGCCCACGCCGCGGGCGTGACGCCGGCGATGGTGCTGGCCACGTTGTTCACCGAGGTCATCGCCCGCTGGTCGACGCAGCGGAGGTTCCTGCTCAACGTGCCGTTGTTCGCCCGCGAGCAGGTGCACCCGGACATCGGCGGCGTCGTCGGCGACTTCACGAACTCCGTGATCGTCGGGGTGGACGCGGGTCCGGGAGCATCGTTCCTCGACCGCGTCCGGGCGCTGTCCCGCGAAGTCCATCTCGCGGCCTCGCACTCGACGGTGACGGGGCTCGACGTGCTCCGGTCGCTCGGCGCCCACCGGGGCGAGCCGGTCATGGCCTCGGTGGTGTTCACGTCCGGCCTCGATCTCGGCGAGGTCTTCTCGAGCCGGGTCCGGGACATCGCCGGCGATCCCGTGCACATCCTTTCGCAGGGCCCGCAGGTCGACATCGACGCCCAGGTCGTGGAATTGGACGGGGGACTGTTGGTCAACTGGGACGTCCGGCGCGATTGCCTGCCCGAGGGCGTCATCGGCGACATGTTCGGCGCGTTCACGCGCCTGCTCGACGCGGTCGCCCGCGATGTCCCGGACTGGAACCGCCCGCTGTCGGTGCCGCTGCCCCCGGCGCAGGCCTCGCGCCGGGCGGCCATCGCCCGCGACTCGGCCGATGGCGGCGCCGCGATCGGGCGGCGGACGCTGCACCGGGAGTTCCTGCGCCGCGCGGAGGAGGCCCCGGAGCGGGTCGCGGCCGTGTCCGCGGACGGCGCCGTCTCCTACGGCGAATTGGCGGACGGAGCCGCGGCGCTGGCGGCCGAACTGCGCCGTCGCGGGGTCCGATCGGGAGACGTCGTCGCAGTGTCCCTGCCCCGGGGAGTCGGCCAGATCACCGCGATCCTGGCCGTCCTCATGGCGGGCGCCGCCTACCTGCCCATCGGCGTCGGGCAGCCGGGTCCGCGCCGGGATGCGATTCTGCGGAGCGGCGGTGCCCGGCACGTCATCGCCGCTCCGGCCCGCATCGGCGAACTGCCCCCGGAGGTCGCCGTCGTCGATCCCGCGGCCGTCCCGGACGGGGCGGCGGATGGCGTGGACGCCGGCGCGGGGCCGGAGGACCTGGCCTACGTGCTGTTCACCTCGGGTTCCACCGGCGAGCCCAAGGGGGTGGAGGTCGCTCATGGCGCGGCGGCCCACACCATCGACGCGATCGCGTCGAGGTTCGGGTGCGGGCCGGAGGACCGGACCATCGCCCTGTCGGCGTTCGACTTCGACCTCTCCGTCCTGGATCTGATGCTCCCGCTGTCCGTCGGCGGCGCCGTGGTGCTCGTCGGCGAGGAGTCGACCCGCGACGCGGCGGAATGGGCGCGTCTGATCCGCGAGCACTCCGTCACCGTCGTCAATGCCGCGCCCGGGCTGGTGGGGATGCTCCACGACATCGCGTCGGACGACGAGCTGGCGGGCGTCCGGCTGATCCTCACCGGAGGTGATCGGGTGCCGCCGTCGTTGGGCCGCGCCCTGTCGAGGCGCGTCCCGGGGCTCCGGTTCATCGCCATGGGCGGCGCCACCGAAGCGGCGATCCACTCCACCCGCGAGGAGGTGGGGCCCGATTACCCGGACGACTTCGCGTCGGTCCCGTACGGGCTGCCTCTGGACGGGGTCCAGCTGAAGGTGGTGAACGAACGCGGCGAGGAATGCCCCGATCACGTAATCGGCGAAGTGTGGATCGGCGGCGCCGCCGTCGCGCGGGGCTACCGCGGCATGCCGGAATTGACCGCGTTGAAGTTCATCCGGTCCGGTTCCGTGGATTGGTATCGCACGGGCGATCTGGGCCGCGTGCTGCCCGACGGGCGCGTGGAGTTCATCGGCCGCGCCGACGGTCAGCTGAAGATCCGCGGCTACCGCGTCGAGCTGGGCGAGGTGGAGGCGGCGCTCGAATCTCTGCCCGGGGTTTCCGGTGCCGCGGCGACCGGGGCCGATGGCGCGATCGTCGCGGCGATCGTGCCGGCGCCGGATGCCGGGCGTGTGCCCACCGGCGCCGAGGCGCGCGCGGCGCTGGCGGGGATCGTGCCGGAGTACATGATCCCGGATGCGATCGCCGTCATCGAGGAGCTGCCCGTGACCGCCAACGGCAAGAAGGACCGGTCCGCCGTGTCCGCGCTGGTCGACCGTGGGCCGCGCGGCGTCGCCGAGCCCCCGGACGGTCCGGTCGAGTCGGCGGTGGCCTACCTGTTCGGGGCCCTGACCGGGGCCGGCGGCTGTTCCGCCGCGGACGATTTCTTCGACGTCGGCGGCAACTCGATCCTGGCCACGACCCTGACCGCCCGGATCCGCGAGCTTCTCGACGCCGCGGCGTTCTCGGTCGCGGACGTTTTCGAGGCGCGGACGGTGCGCGGCATCGCCGCGCGGGTGAGCGAGTCCGGCCGATCGCCGGGGGACGTCGCCGCGATGGCGGCGATGCTGATGGAGTTCGCCGATGGCGGGGAGGACGCGCGATGA